From one Colletotrichum destructivum chromosome 3, complete sequence genomic stretch:
- a CDS encoding Putative senescence/spartin-associated: MASGHNDPKLLYAINGVKAFHISNGKEESLTPAGPQTLSLLMVPTSSPFSDSVETPAEDFYLHLHLPPELDLPLPATTQIYHQPPTSYLIPRWDLGPDSGAFTRIEFPDTGSRKGLQEDVDTFETILAQCTAFLERAPPPNTTSSSKSKAAAAAAAAAYPYDDPVSDGPSAKSRAAAADGLPAYNPADYQPGQGYAPGAHSSSNNGGRIVLIDEEDGSVIGELTENYQVNEELGVRPGTKGKFGGGNQAELDSHGMLDPVEITLPADNSQAITVQPLSQEYRELVMHPSYKKSFLVANASKASRLIVTSSDLVTKGLQSSADSFTKKTKSTNEPVTFTPAAHDRIRRINQFSTKAAGLSATTVGAVGKVAQNLGATLARKKDGSGRGYDKDGNPIEGYKPGLLNRSLMAFNTVADGIDQAGRNLLTGTSSSVSQMVEHRWGPEAGQVSRNIGGGFKNVGLVYIDVTGVSRRAILKSVAKGMVVGKVKGGGQIIVGGGDGGAVVLPEDAKNRRDDQSDTASLYTAYEGNGKQPAGQRP; encoded by the coding sequence GACCCCAAGCTCCTATACGCCATCAATGGCGTTAAAGCCTTCCACATCTCAAACGGCAAGGAGGAGTCTCTCACTCCCGCCGGCCCGCAGACCTTGTCGCTGTTGATGGTGCCGACGTCCTCACCTTTTTCCGACAGCGTAGAAACTCCCGCAGAGGACTTCTACCTGCACCTACACTTGCCTCCCGAGCTCgacctccctctccccgccACCACCCAGATCTACCaccagccgccgacgagctaCCTCATTCCTAGATGGGACCTTGGGCCCGACAGCGGCGCCTTCACCCGCATCGAGTTTCCGGACACAGGTAGCAGAAAGGGTCTGCAGGAAGACGTCGATACCTTTGAGACCATCCTTGCTCAGTGCACCGCCTTCCTCGAGCGCGCCCCGCCCCCAAATaccacctcctcgtccaagTCGAAAGCtgcggccgctgccgcagccgccgcatACCCCTACGACGACCCCGTGTCTGACGGCCCCTCAGCAAAGTccagggccgccgccgccgatggcctcCCCGCCTACAACCCGGCTGACTACCAGCCGGGACAGGGCTATGCGCCGGGGGCTCACAGCTCATCCAATAACGGCGGCAGGATCGTgctcatcgacgaggaggatggcaGCGTCATTGGAGAGCTGACAGAGAATTACCAAGTGAACGAGGAGCTGGGCGTCAGGCCCGGCACCAAAGGTaagttcggcggcggcaaccaGGCCGAGCTTGACTCACATGGCATGTTAGATCCGGTGGAGATCACACTCCCTGCCGACAACAGCCAAGCCATTACCGTCCAGCCCCTTTCGCAGGAATACCGCGAGCTGGTCATGCACCCTTCGTATAAAAAGTCCTTTCTAGTCGCCAACGCCTCCAAGGCCTCGCGCCTCATCGTGACGTCGTCCGACCTGGTGACCAAGGGCCTGCAGTCCTCGGCCGACAGCTTTACCAAGAAGACCAAGTCGACGAACGAGCCAGTGACCTTTACCCCGGCGGCCCACGACCGCATCCGCCGCATCAACCAGTTCTCCACCAAGGCGGCCGGCTTGTCGGCCACCAcggtcggcgccgtgggcAAAGTCGCGCAGAATCTGGGCGCCACTCTCGCTaggaagaaggacggcagTGGACGAGGCtacgacaaggacggcaaccCCATTGAGGGTTACAAGCCCGGTCTGCTGAACAGGAGCCTGATGGCCTTCAACACCGTCGCGGACGGCATCGACCAGGCCGGACGCAACTTGCTGACCGGCACGTCGTCCAGCGTTTCTCAGATGGTGGAGCACCGCTGGGGCCCCGAGGCCGGTCAAGTGTCGCGTAACATTGGTGGCGGCTTCAAGAATGTCGGTTTGGTCTATATCGATGTGACGGGCGTCTCTCGCAGAGCCATCCTAAAGAGCGTGGCCAAGGGCATGGTCGTTGGTAAGGTCAAGGGAGGCGGGCAGATCATCGTCGGAggtggcgatggaggcgCTGTGGTGCTGCCCGAAGATGCCAAGAACCGGCGAGACGATCAGAGTGACACGGCCAGCCTGTACACGGCGTATGAAGGCAACGGCAAGCAGCCTGCCGGACAGCGGCCATGA
- a CDS encoding Putative gamma-tubulin complex component protein, translating into MLHEILLALSGHPSPLLRTDNSDPNALPTAVSPPERELLATAGHLSDLHVKLQGYTAPIAAEHPSTICRAVATAVQSVHLAAFQRKVLEVEETILRRDSSLVGAYNIVPLTAVVGEFSEWTRRMEWLWEIVQFMLKKQQGQTCRGAHLIDRLRGELQSGYVDIERTAMSLVSVAETAWLKQVSAWILYGRLPTFGGDDFFVQKMDTGDQDYVSVPALLPKFVTPVVASSMLFIGRSLNHVRVKGSVESGLQGLDHLSSQLKELSALTYPLNTASFSRAITSVRLTLSRTILLKLLPLTKVVEALQILREFFLLGRGEFAMALTQQADEKLRSRWKRSDNLAYEKREGLGTFAVKEGEAAAVLAKTWAAMGLMQGQHADEDEGLEIARELLRLNLTKSKPAVPIKLEASVSRPTAKTLATTPFRNLLLSVPVVLTMQIPSPLDMFLTPSDLQIYSTINSYLLSIRRAHIRLTELWKITSLRRHHPAPPSPPAGSTRVGRAKVILLRQRYATRSNALRSAWVTCSTALFFLSETEAYLQTEVVAGLWDGFHAWLTSSEKENRHAAAASGASIKAATKPATEDEEGDGDDDIWLAQSASDNKPAAKPIDSNPTHDPQSLATAHRAYLRALSTRLLLTFPSYTDPLYNLLTHTDHLVALTQRLHAVWTSMDLEADAGVVDAFVDLEIEETEVRSAIREVEKHVKDGIRDVIAALRSLEADPAAFADEEEGGEEGVLREEGEYVPRRVGGVERLLMKLDLAGWFGERKDDFGFVYSEY; encoded by the exons ATGCTCCACGAaatcctcctcgccctctctggccacccctcccctctaCTCCGGACCGACAACTCCGACCCAAATGCGCTCCCGACGGCCGTCTCACCCCCGGAGCGCGAGCTCTTAGCCACCGCCGGCCACCTCAGCGATCTCCACGTCAAGCTGCAGGGCTATACGGcgcccatcgccgccgagcaccCTTCTACTATCTGCCGTGCTgtcgccaccgccgtgcAGTCCGTCCACCTTGCCGCCTTTCAGCGcaaggtcctcgaggtcgaggaaaCGATCCTCCGCAGGGATTCGAGCCTTGTTGGCGCCTACAACATTGTACCCCtgaccgccgtcgtcggggagTTCTCCGAGTGGACGCGGCGGATGGAGTGGCTGTGGGAGATTGTCCAGTTTAtgctgaagaagcagcaaGGGCAGACGTGTCGAGGCGCTCACCTCATCGATCGGTTGCGGGGCGAGCTGCAGAGTGGGTACGTCGACATCGAGCGGACGGCCATGAGCCTTGTCTCtgtcgccgagacggcgtgGTTGAAGCAGGTGTCTGCATGGATACTCTATGGGCGTCTGCCGACGTTCGGAGGCGACGACTTTTTCGTCCAGAAGATGGACACCGGTGACCAG GATTACGTCTCAGTGCCGGCCCTGCTGCCCAAATTTGTCACTCCGGTGGTCGCGTCGTCGATGCTGTTCATCGGCAGGTCGTTGAATCATGTTCGCGTCAAAGGCAGTGTGGAATCAGGACTGCAAGGCCTTGACCACTTGTCATCTCAGCTCAAAGAGCTATCCGCCCTGACCTACCCCCTCAACACAGCCAGCTTCTCGCGCGCAATAACATCCGTTCGGCTCACCCTCTCGCGCACAATATTGCTGAAATTGCTACCCCTCACCAAGGTCGTTGAGGCTCTCCAGATTCTGCGCGAGTTCTTCCTCTTGGGCCGCGGCGAGTTCGCCATGGCTTTGACCCAGCAAGCAGACGAGAAACTGCGCAGCCGGTGGAAACGGTCGGATAACCTCGCGTATGAGAAGCGCGAAGGGTTGGGCACTTTCGCGGTCAAGGAGGGTGAGGCTGCGGCAGTGCTGGCCAAAAcgtgggcggcgatgggCCTGATGCAGGGCCAGCACGCagacgaagatgagggcTTGGAAATTGCGCGCGAACTACTGCGGCTAAATCTTACCAAGTCCAAACCGGCGGTTCCTATAAAGCTCGAAGCTAGTGTATCACGGCCGACAGCCAAGACCTTGGCCACGACTCCCTTTCGCAACCTCTTGCTCTCCGTCCCAGTCGTTTTGACTATGCAGATTCCCTCGCCGCTCGACATGTTTCTCACCCCCTCCGACCTTCAGATCTACTCCACCATAAACTCTTACCTCTTATCCATCCGTCGAGCACACATACGTCTCACCGAGTTGTGGAAGATCACATCTCTACGTCGTCACCATCCGGCACCGCCGTCACCTCCCGCCGGAAGCACTAGAGTCGGCCGTGCCAAGGTGATTTTGCTTCGTCAACGCTACGCGACGCGGTCCAACGCCTTGCGCAGTGCGTGGGTAACCTGCAGCACAGcgcttttcttcctctccgaGACGGAGGCATACTTGCAGACCGAGGTTGTGGCAGGGCTGTGGGATGGTTTCCACGCCTGGTTGACGTCGAGCGAGAAGGAGAACAGGCATGCGGCCGCTGCGTCTGGCGCATCAATCAAAGCGGCCACAAAGCCTGCAacggaagacgaggaagggGACGGAGATGACGACATCTGGCTTGCACAGAGCGCATCTGACAACAAACCAGCCGCCAAACCAATAGACTCGAACCCAACACACGACCCTCAAAGTCTCGCCACTGCCCACCGGGCCTACCTTCGCGCCCTCTCCACCCGCCTCCTACTCACATTCCCCTCCTACACGGACCCGCTGTATAACCTTCTCACTCACACCGACCACCTTGTCGCCCTGACACAGCGCCTCCACGCGGTCTGGACGTCGATGGACCTCGAAgcggacgccggcgtcgtcgacgcgttTGTGGAcctcgagatcgaggagacggaggtgCGCTCCGCGATCCGCGAGGTGGAGAAGCATGTCAAGGACGGCATCAGGGATGTCATCGCCGCGCTGCGTTCGCTTGAGGCGGACCCGGCTGCGTTcgcagacgaggaggagggcggcgaggagggcgtcttaagggaagagggggagtACGTGCCGCGCAGGGTTGGCGGCGTGGAGAGGCTGCTGATGAAGCTCGACCTGGCTGGGTGGTTTGGCGAGAGGAAGGATGATTTCGGGTTTGTGTATAGCGAATATTGA